From a region of the Labilithrix sp. genome:
- a CDS encoding HAD family hydrolase, producing the protein MSSALRTLVFDFDGTFTDIEAETVPFQPAMMSSVADLLNRDVREDWAREQARIEHAPEQHGWVFDGRVVAPATADPYLLGNAVMQAIFDGAAILRNPRTRTAITQALYTNAYEQTLTAFRDDALDVLEAALSRANTHVYVVTNSDTQAVTRKLEKLLGPGTAQRVDVRGNAKKFWVVEPAIASERFNRVPEMQRVPQLVRPIYLRRGKYFEALHDIWERTKTTPEETLVCGDIYELDLALPAALGATVALAPRRNTLAYERDAVTKANGRVLATLSDVKAMW; encoded by the coding sequence ATGAGCTCCGCGCTGCGCACCCTCGTCTTCGATTTCGACGGCACGTTCACGGACATCGAGGCGGAGACGGTCCCGTTCCAGCCCGCGATGATGTCGAGCGTCGCCGATCTCCTGAACCGCGACGTGCGCGAGGACTGGGCGCGCGAGCAGGCGCGCATCGAGCACGCGCCGGAGCAGCACGGTTGGGTCTTCGACGGCCGCGTCGTCGCCCCCGCGACGGCGGATCCTTACCTGCTCGGCAACGCGGTGATGCAGGCGATCTTCGACGGCGCCGCCATCCTCCGCAACCCGCGCACGCGCACCGCGATCACGCAGGCGCTCTACACGAACGCGTACGAGCAGACGCTCACCGCGTTCCGCGACGACGCGCTCGACGTCCTCGAGGCCGCGCTGTCGCGCGCGAACACCCACGTCTACGTCGTCACGAACTCCGACACCCAGGCCGTGACGCGGAAGCTGGAGAAGCTCCTCGGCCCCGGCACCGCGCAGCGCGTCGACGTCCGCGGCAACGCGAAGAAATTCTGGGTCGTCGAGCCCGCGATCGCGAGCGAGCGCTTCAACCGCGTCCCCGAGATGCAGCGCGTGCCGCAGCTCGTCCGCCCGATCTACCTCCGGCGCGGGAAGTACTTCGAGGCGCTCCACGACATCTGGGAGCGCACGAAGACGACGCCGGAAGAGACGCTGGTCTGCGGCGACATCTACGAGCTCGACCTCGCGCTCCCCGCCGCGCTCGGCGCCACGGTCGCCCTCGCGCCGCGCCGCAACACGCTCGCCTACGAGCGCGACGCGGTCACGAAGGCCAACGGCCGGGTGCTCGCGACCCTCTCCGACGTCAAGGCGATGTGGTAG
- the serS gene encoding serine--tRNA ligase — MLDIAFIRQNVDAVRAAIANKRCEVDLDALLAADKERREAITKLEAQRARKNEIAALIPKASKDDRPKLIEEGKTVKAEIETLEPALKQIEGRFNDLMLRIPSVPRPEVPIGKGEEDNVEIRKVGDKPSFSFPARDHVQLMTLHEMVDWEGPRKFAGGRSYALKGVGALLEVAVTRLAIDTLVERGLTLVIPPVMVKARAMQGTGFFPLFNEEAYAITADDLYLVGTSEVPLVSLHCDETLDHSALPIRYAGMSNCFRREAGAYGKDTKGLYRVHQFTKIEQVVFCLPDEKVAEEEHYKLLGNAEAILAKLEIPYRVAIACTGEIGLGQTRKHEVESWMPGRDDGKGAYSETHSCSTMGDFQARRSNIRLKLPDGTTTYPYTLNNTAVASPRILIPLLENHQQEDGSIKLPKALVPYMNGVEVLKAKR; from the coding sequence ATGCTCGACATTGCCTTCATTCGCCAGAACGTCGACGCCGTCCGCGCTGCGATCGCGAACAAGCGCTGCGAGGTCGATCTCGACGCGCTCCTCGCCGCCGACAAGGAGCGGCGCGAGGCGATCACGAAGCTCGAGGCCCAGCGCGCGCGCAAGAACGAGATCGCGGCCCTGATCCCGAAGGCCTCGAAGGACGACCGCCCGAAGCTGATCGAGGAGGGCAAGACGGTGAAGGCGGAGATCGAGACGCTCGAGCCAGCGCTCAAGCAGATCGAGGGTCGCTTCAACGACCTCATGCTCCGGATCCCGAGCGTGCCGCGGCCGGAGGTGCCGATCGGCAAGGGCGAGGAGGACAACGTCGAGATCCGCAAGGTCGGCGACAAGCCGAGCTTCTCCTTCCCCGCGCGCGACCACGTGCAGCTGATGACGCTGCACGAGATGGTGGACTGGGAGGGGCCGCGCAAGTTCGCCGGCGGCCGCTCCTACGCGCTGAAGGGCGTGGGCGCGCTCCTCGAGGTCGCGGTCACGCGGCTCGCGATCGACACCCTGGTCGAGCGCGGGCTCACGCTCGTGATCCCGCCGGTGATGGTGAAGGCGCGCGCGATGCAGGGCACGGGCTTCTTCCCGCTCTTCAACGAAGAGGCGTACGCGATCACGGCCGACGACCTCTACCTCGTCGGCACGAGCGAGGTGCCGCTCGTCTCGCTCCACTGCGACGAGACGCTCGATCATTCGGCGCTCCCGATCCGCTACGCCGGCATGTCGAACTGCTTCCGGCGCGAGGCCGGCGCGTACGGCAAGGACACGAAGGGCCTCTACCGCGTCCATCAGTTCACGAAGATCGAGCAGGTCGTCTTCTGCCTCCCCGACGAGAAGGTCGCGGAGGAGGAGCACTACAAGCTGCTCGGCAACGCGGAGGCGATCCTCGCGAAGCTCGAGATCCCCTACCGCGTGGCGATCGCGTGCACGGGCGAGATCGGCCTCGGGCAGACGCGGAAGCACGAGGTCGAGTCGTGGATGCCGGGCCGCGACGACGGCAAGGGCGCCTACAGCGAGACGCACTCCTGCTCGACGATGGGCGACTTCCAGGCGCGCCGCTCGAACATCCGCCTCAAGCTGCCGGACGGCACGACGACGTACCCATACACGCTCAACAACACCGCCGTCGCGAGCCCGCGCATCCTCATCCCGCTGCTCGAGAACCACCAGCAAGAGGACGGCTCGATCAAGCTTCCGAAGGCCCTCGTGCCGTACATGAACGGCGTCGAGGTCCTCAAGGCGAAGCGCTAG
- a CDS encoding LysR family transcriptional regulator: MTLPSVESLRCFCAAAKFLNFRAASRAVALTPAAFGQRIKQLEDQLGAQLFVRTTRSVRLSTAGLSLLPVAQRAIASLEDCARAVSSTGQLPQMDIVLGTRHELGVSWVLPQIDQLKEVHPSVELHLYFGSGPDLVNRVRMMQIDCAITSSRLNDPKLDSIRLHREDYVFVGAPSLLDEVPFAKPEDSSRHTLVELDDDLPLFRYWRDSPKGVSLTFAKLARFGTIEAIRQRLVAGAGVGVLPKYLVQPDLDAKRLRLVLPKIVPQHDYFRLVIRADDPRRSVFEGLAASLMDVPLR; encoded by the coding sequence GTGACGCTGCCCTCGGTCGAGTCGCTCCGCTGTTTCTGCGCCGCCGCGAAGTTCTTGAACTTCCGGGCGGCGTCCCGCGCCGTCGCCCTCACCCCGGCCGCCTTCGGCCAGCGCATCAAGCAGCTCGAGGACCAGCTCGGGGCTCAGCTGTTCGTCCGCACGACGCGGAGCGTCCGGCTCTCGACCGCGGGCCTCTCGCTCCTGCCGGTCGCGCAGCGCGCCATCGCGAGCCTCGAGGACTGCGCGCGCGCGGTGAGCAGCACGGGGCAGCTCCCGCAGATGGACATCGTGCTCGGGACGCGGCACGAGCTCGGCGTCTCGTGGGTGCTCCCCCAGATCGATCAGCTGAAGGAGGTGCACCCCTCGGTGGAGCTCCACCTCTACTTCGGCTCCGGTCCCGACCTCGTGAACCGCGTGCGCATGATGCAGATCGACTGCGCGATCACGTCGTCGCGCCTCAACGATCCGAAGCTCGACTCGATCCGGCTCCACCGCGAGGACTACGTGTTCGTCGGCGCGCCGTCGCTCCTCGACGAGGTGCCGTTCGCGAAGCCGGAGGACTCGAGCCGGCACACGCTGGTGGAGCTCGACGACGACCTGCCGCTCTTCCGCTACTGGCGCGACTCACCGAAGGGCGTCTCGCTCACGTTCGCGAAGCTCGCGCGCTTCGGGACGATCGAGGCGATCCGCCAGCGCCTCGTCGCCGGCGCGGGCGTGGGCGTCTTGCCGAAGTACCTCGTGCAGCCCGATCTCGACGCGAAGCGGCTCCGCCTCGTCTTGCCGAAGATCGTCCCGCAGCACGACTACTTCCGCCTCGTCATCCGCGCCGACGATCCGCGCCGCAGCGTCTTCGAAGGCCTCGCCGCGTCGCTCATGGACGTGCCGCTCCGCTGA
- a CDS encoding DUF1003 domain-containing protein: protein MLHSELLAQIPLFDTLAPEDLEALGNRMTERSYKAGEPVFAMGDKGSSMYVVLSGAVQIYLPSKEEGEPRVVLKDARTGEYFGELSLFDDKPRSASVEAVVDTTLLELTREEFGDHLSKSKNAAMAILAEMAERLRETNAMLSQRAARDVVKEIEENLTWGQRLADKVAELNGSWSFILFLLALTLVWAAANKFLGTPFDEYPYQFYNLALAILVALQGPLIVMSQNRQSMKDRATAETDFRVNLKNEVGIESLLREVGALRAETNKRMEVLERMLRSERVRHEIPIKKPGGPLGPS, encoded by the coding sequence ATGCTCCATTCCGAGCTGCTCGCGCAGATCCCTCTGTTCGACACCCTCGCCCCCGAGGACCTCGAGGCGCTGGGCAACCGGATGACGGAGCGCTCCTACAAAGCCGGCGAGCCTGTCTTCGCGATGGGCGACAAAGGCTCGAGCATGTACGTGGTCCTCTCCGGCGCGGTGCAGATCTACCTGCCGTCGAAGGAGGAGGGCGAGCCGCGCGTCGTCCTCAAGGACGCCCGCACCGGCGAGTACTTCGGCGAGCTCTCGCTCTTCGACGACAAGCCGCGCTCGGCGAGCGTCGAGGCCGTCGTCGACACGACGCTCCTCGAGCTCACGCGCGAGGAGTTCGGCGATCACCTGTCGAAGTCGAAGAACGCGGCGATGGCGATCCTCGCCGAGATGGCCGAGCGCCTCCGCGAGACGAACGCGATGCTCTCGCAGCGCGCCGCGCGCGACGTCGTGAAGGAGATCGAGGAGAACCTCACCTGGGGCCAGCGCCTCGCGGACAAGGTCGCCGAGCTCAACGGGAGCTGGTCGTTCATCCTCTTCCTGCTCGCCCTCACCCTCGTCTGGGCGGCGGCGAACAAGTTCCTCGGCACCCCGTTCGACGAGTACCCCTACCAGTTCTACAACCTCGCGCTCGCCATCCTCGTCGCGCTGCAGGGACCGCTCATCGTCATGAGCCAGAACCGGCAGTCGATGAAGGACCGCGCCACCGCGGAGACCGACTTCCGCGTGAACCTGAAGAACGAGGTCGGCATCGAATCCTTGCTCCGCGAGGTCGGCGCCCTCCGCGCGGAGACGAACAAGCGCATGGAAGTGCTCGAGCGCATGCTCCGCAGCGAGCGCGTGCGCCACGAGATCCCGATCAAGAAGCCTGGAGGTCCGCTGGGTCCGTCATGA
- a CDS encoding trypsin-like serine protease, giving the protein MNARLRTSHIVLAGLGTALATITACSSPDSETTKDPQTTAAASAVTVEMRGANGDSLGFCSGTLLGPKMVLTAGHCIAGVERWEITSTAGKSTASTASTPWKAFGSDLSHPEHSDVGLILLKDAIKLPSYPAVANKIAKDGTKGLRFHRDAKTIVSSSAILKAGAKKGFKLNYTIELPKAEQSKTPDTGGAVIDNNGKIVGVVSGTGKTSGLLHVARVDGFSSWAKSAIACSNSATTATWGSGNKDNGGGGYGGTPEPKTSSGGAWGGGGGGWGGGGWGGGGGGWGASSGGYGGGGGKNTSGGSTTNPGDTVPGSSGGNKGDGTGPGNGTGNGNGNGNNPGTNPDGTTGQNGDDDDDSTGTPGNPGDSSSTNTVTNTCPGVPACIGDGCGAGSNGLNSGTGASSSSSGSSGTSGTNGNGGDDDDDSTGGDDDDDDSTSSSSSSGSTSTSSSSGSTSTSSSSGSTSTSSSSGSTSTSSSGGIDEEACEGSDDNNETCPPAPDSAFCSGPRCGGCSGVASCEDDNINFGACPSCSTSNGGDADVVK; this is encoded by the coding sequence ATGAACGCTCGTCTTCGCACCTCGCACATCGTCCTCGCTGGTCTCGGCACTGCGCTCGCGACGATCACCGCGTGTAGCTCGCCCGACTCGGAGACGACGAAGGATCCGCAGACGACGGCGGCCGCGTCGGCCGTCACGGTCGAGATGCGCGGCGCCAACGGCGACTCGCTCGGGTTCTGCTCGGGCACGCTGCTCGGACCGAAGATGGTCCTCACGGCGGGTCACTGCATCGCGGGTGTGGAGCGCTGGGAGATCACGTCGACGGCGGGCAAGTCGACGGCCTCCACGGCGTCGACTCCCTGGAAGGCGTTCGGCTCGGACCTCTCGCACCCGGAGCACTCGGACGTCGGCCTCATCCTCCTGAAGGACGCGATCAAGCTCCCGAGCTACCCCGCGGTCGCCAACAAGATCGCGAAGGACGGCACGAAGGGCCTCCGCTTCCACCGTGACGCGAAGACCATCGTTTCTTCGTCGGCGATCCTCAAGGCGGGCGCCAAGAAGGGCTTCAAGCTCAACTACACCATCGAGCTCCCGAAGGCCGAGCAGAGCAAGACCCCGGACACGGGCGGCGCGGTCATCGACAACAACGGCAAGATCGTCGGCGTCGTCTCGGGCACCGGCAAGACGTCGGGCCTCCTCCACGTCGCGCGCGTCGACGGCTTCTCGAGCTGGGCGAAGTCCGCGATCGCGTGCTCCAACAGCGCGACGACGGCGACCTGGGGCTCGGGCAACAAGGACAACGGCGGCGGCGGCTACGGCGGCACCCCCGAGCCGAAGACCAGCAGCGGCGGCGCCTGGGGCGGCGGCGGTGGTGGCTGGGGCGGCGGCGGCTGGGGCGGCGGTGGCGGCGGCTGGGGCGCGAGCTCGGGCGGCTACGGCGGCGGCGGCGGCAAGAACACGAGCGGCGGCTCGACGACGAACCCGGGCGACACGGTCCCCGGCTCCTCGGGCGGCAACAAGGGCGACGGCACCGGGCCGGGCAACGGCACGGGGAACGGCAACGGCAACGGCAACAACCCGGGCACGAACCCGGACGGCACGACCGGCCAGAACGGCGACGACGATGATGATTCGACGGGCACGCCGGGCAACCCGGGCGACTCGTCGAGCACGAACACGGTCACGAACACGTGCCCGGGCGTCCCCGCCTGCATCGGTGACGGCTGCGGCGCCGGCTCGAACGGCCTGAACTCCGGCACCGGCGCGAGCTCGAGCTCGAGCGGCTCCAGCGGTACGAGCGGCACGAACGGCAACGGCGGCGACGACGACGACGATTCGACCGGCGGCGACGACGACGACGACGACAGCACCAGCTCCTCGTCCTCGTCGGGCAGCACGAGCACCTCCTCGTCCTCCGGCAGCACGAGCACCTCCTCGTCCTCCGGCAGCACGAGCACCTCCTCGTCCTCCGGCAGCACGAGCACCTCCTCCTCGGGCGGCATCGACGAGGAAGCCTGCGAGGGCTCGGACGACAACAACGAGACCTGCCCGCCCGCGCCGGACAGCGCGTTCTGCAGCGGCCCGCGCTGCGGTGGTTGCAGCGGCGTCGCGAGCTGCGAAGACGACAACATCAACTTCGGCGCCTGCCCGAGCTGCTCGACCAGCAACGGGGGTGACGCCGACGTCGTGAAGTGA
- a CDS encoding MFS transporter translates to MPGWLSELLPIVVLLALVAVVVGRLPRVDLGHTQAFRRRRFANWFPVGLTYAFLYMGRYNLSVCTNIVFDKAQFSNIYAWGTLTYGFSFLLNGPLADKIGGRKTIVLAATGSLVANLLMGIFVLRAMEGSSVPKEARAGLVPILSGLYALNMYFQSFGAVAIVKVNAAWFHIRERGTFGGIFGILISLGLYFAFDWCKLIVEATSAPYAFFVPAVILAVFAVLDVVLVRDTPGEAGHEDFDLGDASSGDGGVKLPLLEVVKKMLRQPAILIIAAVEFCSGFLRNAILQYYKTFAEETGRAASPVAKKAAVALGPEAVANLPTEIVHDHWGMLNCMAGITGAVIAGLISDRVFGSRRGPVAAVLYGVMLVGALAMFPAMSTFAIGWVVVAMTLAILGVHGMLSGTASMDFGGKRNVGVVVGVIDGCVYLGTALEARVLGKVLPKEEAAHDPANWWTWPAVMVPAAIVGLALATRVWNARPASGKAAAAH, encoded by the coding sequence ATGCCGGGTTGGCTTTCCGAGCTCCTTCCGATCGTCGTTCTCCTCGCGCTCGTGGCGGTCGTCGTCGGACGGCTGCCGCGGGTCGATCTCGGGCACACGCAGGCCTTTCGGCGGCGGCGCTTCGCGAACTGGTTCCCGGTCGGGCTCACGTACGCGTTCCTCTACATGGGGCGCTACAACCTGAGCGTTTGCACCAACATCGTCTTCGACAAGGCGCAGTTCTCGAACATCTACGCGTGGGGCACGCTCACGTACGGGTTCTCGTTCCTTCTGAACGGACCGCTCGCCGACAAGATCGGCGGGCGGAAGACGATCGTGCTCGCCGCGACGGGGTCCCTCGTCGCGAACCTCCTCATGGGCATCTTCGTCCTCCGCGCGATGGAGGGCAGCAGCGTGCCGAAGGAGGCGCGCGCGGGGCTCGTGCCGATCCTGAGCGGGCTCTACGCGCTCAACATGTACTTCCAGAGCTTCGGCGCGGTGGCGATCGTGAAGGTCAACGCCGCGTGGTTCCACATCCGCGAGCGCGGCACCTTCGGCGGCATCTTCGGGATCCTCATCTCGCTCGGCCTGTACTTCGCGTTCGACTGGTGCAAGCTCATCGTCGAGGCGACGAGCGCGCCGTACGCGTTCTTCGTCCCCGCCGTCATCCTCGCGGTCTTCGCCGTCCTCGACGTCGTGCTCGTGCGCGACACGCCGGGCGAGGCCGGGCACGAAGACTTCGACCTCGGCGACGCCTCGTCGGGCGACGGCGGGGTGAAGCTGCCGCTCCTCGAGGTCGTGAAGAAGATGCTGCGCCAGCCCGCGATCCTCATCATCGCGGCGGTCGAGTTCTGCAGCGGCTTCCTCCGCAACGCGATCCTCCAGTACTACAAGACGTTCGCGGAGGAGACCGGGCGCGCGGCGTCGCCGGTCGCGAAGAAGGCGGCGGTCGCGCTCGGGCCGGAGGCGGTCGCGAACCTGCCGACCGAGATCGTCCACGACCACTGGGGCATGCTGAACTGCATGGCCGGCATCACCGGCGCCGTCATCGCGGGGCTCATCTCGGATCGCGTGTTCGGCTCGCGCCGCGGTCCCGTCGCGGCGGTCCTCTACGGCGTGATGCTCGTCGGCGCGCTCGCCATGTTCCCGGCGATGAGCACGTTCGCGATCGGCTGGGTCGTCGTCGCGATGACGCTCGCGATCCTCGGCGTGCACGGGATGCTCTCCGGCACCGCGAGCATGGACTTCGGCGGCAAGCGCAACGTCGGCGTCGTCGTCGGCGTCATCGACGGCTGCGTGTACCTCGGCACCGCGCTCGAAGCGCGCGTCCTCGGCAAGGTCCTCCCGAAGGAGGAGGCCGCGCACGATCCCGCGAACTGGTGGACGTGGCCGGCGGTGATGGTGCCGGCCGCGATCGTGGGGCTCGCGCTCGCGACGCGGGTGTGGAACGCGCGGCCTGCGTCAGGGAAGGCGGCGGCGGCGCACTGA